A single region of the Bacillus cereus genome encodes:
- the tdcB gene encoding bifunctional threonine ammonia-lyase/L-serine ammonia-lyase TdcB — MITEKLPLHIADIKKAQNILDRNARKTPLVKSFYLTSKTGGEIHLKLENMQLTGSFKFRGAFNKMSQLTDQEKERGVIACSAGNHAQGVALSAHLLGIKSKIVMPISAPQAKVEATKGYGSEVILHGETFDDAKAKCEEITRETGETYLHPYDDVEVMAGQGTIGLDILDDMWDVDTVIVPIGGGGIISGIAVALKSFNPSINIIGVQAANVHGMKASYDKGTIVEHYEAPTIADGCAVKIPGNLTFEVVKELVDDIVTVSEKELEVAMKDLLQRGKAVVEGAGALATAALLAGKVDQYIKGKKVVAVISGGNVDLQRISSVCEQFFVANEVK; from the coding sequence ATGATAACTGAAAAACTACCATTACATATAGCAGACATTAAAAAAGCTCAAAACATTCTAGACAGAAATGCTCGTAAAACCCCATTAGTAAAATCTTTTTATTTGACTAGTAAAACGGGCGGGGAAATTCACTTGAAATTGGAAAATATGCAATTAACAGGTTCTTTTAAATTCCGTGGCGCATTTAATAAAATGTCGCAACTCACGGATCAAGAAAAAGAACGAGGCGTAATTGCATGTTCAGCAGGTAATCATGCGCAAGGAGTTGCATTATCTGCACATTTACTTGGTATTAAGAGTAAAATTGTTATGCCAATTTCTGCACCACAGGCGAAAGTTGAAGCAACTAAAGGATATGGATCTGAAGTGATTTTACATGGTGAAACTTTTGATGATGCAAAGGCAAAATGTGAGGAGATTACAAGGGAAACAGGTGAAACATACTTACATCCATATGATGATGTAGAGGTAATGGCTGGTCAAGGTACAATTGGATTAGACATTCTGGATGATATGTGGGATGTTGATACTGTTATTGTACCAATCGGTGGAGGCGGAATTATTTCTGGTATTGCTGTTGCATTAAAATCTTTTAATCCATCCATTAATATAATTGGTGTCCAAGCAGCTAATGTACATGGGATGAAGGCATCTTATGACAAAGGTACAATTGTAGAACATTATGAGGCACCTACTATAGCAGATGGTTGCGCAGTTAAAATACCTGGGAATTTAACTTTTGAAGTTGTAAAAGAATTAGTAGATGATATTGTAACAGTATCAGAAAAAGAGCTGGAAGTAGCGATGAAAGATTTATTACAACGTGGAAAAGCTGTTGTAGAAGGTGCGGGTGCATTAGCTACTGCTGCTCTACTGGCAGGGAAAGTTGATCAATATATTAAAGGGAAAAAAGTAGTAGCGGTAATATCTGGTGGGAACGTAGACTTACAGCGTATTTCGAGTGTCTGTGAGCAATTTTTTGTAGCTAATGAAGTAAAATAG
- a CDS encoding MarR family transcriptional regulator, translating to MNKEEQVINGLRELYNKMVWLNKDKMEEGLKGFKSSEVHCIEYIENNADSNVTQLAEAFYVTRGAISRMTKKLMQKGLIESYQKSENKKEIYFRLTEQGKEIYKIHEDLHKEFQERDKAVFEQVTEEEFESIISFVEKYSRHLDAEIKKQGIHIKS from the coding sequence ATGAATAAAGAAGAACAGGTCATTAACGGTTTAAGGGAATTATATAATAAGATGGTTTGGCTTAATAAAGATAAGATGGAAGAAGGTCTTAAGGGTTTTAAGTCTTCGGAAGTCCACTGCATTGAATATATTGAAAATAATGCGGATTCTAATGTGACACAACTTGCAGAGGCTTTTTATGTGACTCGTGGTGCTATAAGTAGAATGACTAAGAAGCTTATGCAAAAAGGCCTTATTGAAAGCTATCAAAAGTCGGAAAATAAGAAAGAAATTTATTTTAGGCTTACTGAACAAGGGAAAGAAATTTATAAAATCCATGAAGATCTGCACAAAGAGTTTCAAGAGCGAGATAAAGCCGTATTTGAGCAAGTAACTGAGGAAGAATTCGAAAGTATAATTAGCTTCGTGGAAAAGTATAGTAGGCATTTGGATGCAGAAATAAAGAAACAAGGTATACATATTAAGTCATAA
- a CDS encoding MFS transporter — MSIFRSQNESETEKNIDKHALIFGLISVFLCGIGFSIIMPVVPFLVQPYISSPEEQALVVTLLTSVYAVCVFFAAPALGALSDKYGRRPLLLICLFGSALGYLVFGIGGALWVLFAGRIIEGITGGSISTIFAYFADIIPPEQRTKYFGWVSAVVGAGTIIGPTLGGLLAKFGDTVPMYFGAIITLLNVVYGIKYMPESLDRNNRLKEITFVRLNPFAQLANILSMKNLKWLLVSAFLLWIPNGSLQAIFTQFTMDTFSWKPALIGLMFSILGFQDIISQSFIMPKLLIKLSDKQIAILGMVSEIIGYSFIAASALFSLYPLLIVGMLLFGFGDSIFGPSFNGMLSKSVSSSEQGRIQGGSQSIQALARMIGPIIGGQIYVSLGHAAPAFMGMILIAAAIAVLYRGTHITT, encoded by the coding sequence ATGTCTATTTTTAGATCACAAAATGAAAGCGAAACTGAAAAAAACATAGATAAACATGCTTTAATATTCGGCCTTATTTCTGTATTTCTTTGTGGTATAGGTTTCAGCATCATTATGCCTGTAGTGCCATTCTTAGTGCAGCCTTATATAAGTAGTCCGGAAGAACAGGCTCTAGTTGTTACGCTATTGACCTCTGTTTATGCGGTTTGCGTGTTTTTTGCTGCTCCTGCACTCGGGGCTTTAAGCGATAAATATGGTCGTCGTCCATTACTTTTAATATGCCTTTTCGGTTCTGCACTCGGGTACTTAGTTTTTGGTATAGGAGGGGCTTTATGGGTACTATTTGCTGGACGCATAATAGAAGGTATAACAGGCGGGAGCATAAGTACTATCTTCGCATATTTTGCAGACATCATTCCTCCAGAACAGAGAACGAAATACTTTGGATGGGTGAGTGCAGTTGTAGGTGCGGGAACTATCATTGGCCCAACACTTGGGGGATTACTTGCCAAGTTTGGTGATACTGTACCTATGTATTTTGGAGCAATCATAACTTTATTAAATGTTGTTTATGGGATCAAATACATGCCTGAGAGCCTTGACAGAAATAATAGGTTGAAAGAGATTACTTTTGTAAGGTTGAATCCTTTTGCACAGCTTGCAAACATACTTTCCATGAAAAACTTAAAATGGTTACTTGTCTCAGCATTTTTACTTTGGATACCTAACGGATCTTTACAAGCAATTTTCACACAATTTACAATGGATACTTTCAGTTGGAAACCTGCATTAATCGGACTTATGTTTTCAATTTTGGGCTTTCAAGACATTATTTCACAAAGTTTTATAATGCCAAAGCTTTTGATCAAGCTTAGTGATAAACAAATAGCGATACTTGGGATGGTTTCGGAGATTATTGGCTACAGTTTTATTGCAGCATCAGCTTTATTTTCACTCTATCCACTTCTTATCGTTGGAATGTTACTGTTTGGTTTTGGTGATTCAATTTTCGGGCCTTCATTCAATGGGATGCTTTCAAAGTCTGTCAGTTCTAGTGAACAAGGAAGGATTCAAGGTGGAAGCCAATCTATTCAAGCTTTAGCAAGAATGATTGGCCCTATAATTGGAGGACAAATATATGTATCACTTGGTCATGCTGCACCCGCTTTTATGGGTATGATTCTTATAGCAGCT